The sequence aattGTTTGATAATACAAAGcagtttttaaacaatatttttcaGCTTTCCAATATTTGTGTATGGTACTAAACGAAAGCATAGTGCTGTTCGCTTCGGGAAATTCGCCACCTAAGGCATCTCGTTGGTACACATTTACTAACCGTATAATCTACAGTAAACGCCGGGTATCTTACTCAAAACTAGTTAAGATTCTAAAAttctttttatggtaaaaaaacaaaaacaaaaaacaaaacctaaGTTACGGAACTCTTGTGCTCTCACTTACCCAAGTCGAGCAGAGCAGCTGGAAGAACGACTCGGTACGTCAGCCGAGCCAGATGGAGTTGTTGAGAATCGTGGACGTGTTCATCTCTAGACACAACGAAGGACAGCTGTCGAAAAAGTAAGCAGCGGTAAAACTTGGTGATCATACCATATTTGTAAAGCAAGATAAAAGTAACAGCGGAATAAAAGGCAGTCAATGAATCTGACATGTTATGGAATGAAAAGAAAAGCAACAATTAATCTAACAAGTCCAATTTGGTTTCAAGGTTAGCGAGAGCAACGAAGCTTAAGCTTTTGCTTCGACTGTATTGCGGTCGCGAAAGCAGCGTTACCAACTCTCAACTCTAATGTAATTACAAAAGCTTACACTAAAAACCGAATCATTTAGAGAAAAAAATCAATCTAAACATACATAATAGTGTTTCCATTTGAAAATGATTCAGGAGAACTAGAGAAACAAAATCACGAAAGTTGAATCTTCAGACATCCCTCATTCTTTCTGGATGTGGAAAATCGGCTCGATTTCAGCATTACGAAAAAgttctttttatcttcattacTTACAGACAGCTTTGCAATTAATGCAGGATTACAGTATACAGTGATTCTACATGCCACAGTTTTTTCAAACGGTAAAAGTCATGCCACAATCCTATACACGTTCTTAGGTCGTTCCTTCAAGCTTCGGAGGTTAACATTTCATAACCAAATGGTACAAGATGAACATGGGGAAGTTGGATTGAAAGCAACCCTATAAATGTAAGATTACTAACCAGGTGGATTGAAAGCAACCCTATAAATGTGAGCTTACTAACCAGGTGGATTGAAAGCAACCCTATAAATGTGAGCTTACTAACCAGGTGGATTGAAAGCAACCCTGATAAATGTGAGGCTTACTAACCAGGTAGATTTAAAGCAACCCTATAAATGTGAGCCTTACTAATCAGGTGGATTGAAAGCAACCCTATAAATGTGAGACTCCTAACCTCCAAAGATCATTATCTTCATgagatttacttttgtttatgattttacataaTCCCCAACAGCTTATATTAATCGCGCAGCAAAGTTGGATACAAATtcgtcactatctaggaaagatccacacacaaacacacactggtAATGAGGTACTTAACACTCACAATTCCCGTTACGTGTAAGTTACTCCTAGGGTAAAGTAGACTGGAAATTAAATTATACAGTGAATGGCTTAATATCtgttaatgtaaaaaaatctaTGCGGATACAGAAATTTTTCGGTGAATatattgtgaatataaaaaaggctaactaacaaaaaaatcataatttgccACGTGTTTTTACGAACCTTCTCACTCAGCTTATAGTTGAGATGGCTTGATATTGGTTCCTGTACACTTGAATGCAACAGGCATATGTGCAGCAGAGTCCATATCAACTAATACCACTTGTGATGGCAGCTCACTGGTCAGAAGTCACAGTAGCCTATATCGTTGTCCCGAAACCATGTAGCTGTTTCAATCATGCTGGTGGTGAACCTCTGATCTATTATATTGctgaatgggatcctaatttgatTGCCCGACGGGCAAAACTGAATGCATATTAAAAGGTATTTATGTCTTCATATTtgagaatatgaaaaaataccaGTATGTGATGGAAATTTAAAATTAGCCACATATTGCCAACTCACTAATCAACACTCAGGTGGAGGTGAGTTATAATAGATTCTAAGTACAAAACCTGAAATCGTGAGGCATATTATGATatcaaataatctctctcttgATGACTTAGTGGTCAAAAGTCACTATAcatcattgtatatataaatatatatatatatatatatatatatatatatatagatatatatatatatatatatatatatatatataatgtgaggaTTTATGTATGGATGTACTATGCATTTAAAACCGAATCCTCTATTCATGAAAACGAATGAACATTGGTTCTCTTTTCACACTCAGGGTGAAGAGTGCACAAGAGCGTATGGGGTAAAACTAGCTGTGAGCCTattctttttctatctttttttttctgtacagaGTCCCTCTGGGGATTATAAACACCACCGCATCCCTTGGAGAAGCTACAAGGTCGACCAGCCTCATATGAAAATTAAGTTATTCCAAAGAGATATATAAATCCCTTAGGAACTACAATGTGGGTCACAGGCCACTACTGTATGTAGGCATTTGAAGGTCCATCACAATCCTGGTGCCATCTACCAGTACTAAGTGGATGCCTATGACCAAAAGTTTACCTATCAGACTCTACTGGATTATGCTGATAATGGAATTCTCCCTACCCTCAAGGAACCAACAGGATACTCACAGCATCATCTTTAGGAACGAAACAGAAGAGCGCCACCTGAACTTGTCAACCCAACTACCGACATTACCCCCAAGATCAGCACCTCAGACCAGATACCACATGCATCATGCCCCTGCAGAGATCCATGACGATGACCTGGACGGTGACATGGGAGCAGAAGGCACATGTGTCTTGCCGTTCAGACTACTggaatgactgactgactgacttctAGAATTTAGCCAAACATCCTAAGCACTAGAGCAACTAAGGTCACTTAGTGCTTAGATTATAAGATTATGAATTAATTTACCTATAATTCATGGAAAACTGCAACATAAAGATATGTATCAGCCTTtgctaaaatcaaatcaaatgatGGAAATTTAGTTAAATggttaaactaaaaataaaggtttagtttctttaaaaacaataatttatctATGACTGTAAGTACCAAGTACCTCATCCAGGGACCTGCTTAAGTAAGGTAGTAGCTCCTCTCTCTTGGGAAAACATTGGCCAGTTAACTAGGCAGTGCCTTACAGTTGAAAATTCTCGATAGGAGCCGCAGACTAGGGCCTGTCTCCTTCCCAACTTGGCATTAAATGCCTTGATTAGCATATACACAGCCTTGTTAAAATAATGCCAACCTGGGTGATCTGAAGACTGCCATCTCTTAATGGAAAGTCAAGTTggcattcatattctctcttatgTTATTCTAGCTAGCTTGCCACTGGATCATTTGTTTAAATCAAAGTGCGGAGGGTTTATGAGTGACGGATCCTGTAACTCTGTTGCCTTATGTGCTCTCTCATTTCAAACTATGCCCACATGAAGGGGTACCCAACAAAAGCCAACCCTGTTACACTCATGCAAGTACAGGAGGCCAGCCAATCCGCACTTCTTGTACTGGGTGGTGAAAAGGCATCAATTGTTTAAATTAGGATAAAACATCACTTCAGTCAGAATACATAATATAACTTCCACCAAACTTTCCTATATCAAAAAACATATTCAATGGCTTCAAGCTTGGGCATGCCTATGATTCAGCTGTGATTATGGAGCAGAAAGGTggtcatttcttttttatcacagTGTATCCCACTCCAATTGCACAGACAACTCCATCTTCTGAGTTAGagccatttatttatatattacaggcggtcccaggttacgacgggggttccgttcttgagacgcgtcgtaagccggaacatcgccaaaaaatcctaagaaaccttacttttaatgctttgggtgcttgataaaactatgtaaactgcattcttatggcatttttcctaaaaaaacttcaaatattgattattttgcatttggtgtcatatttcatctcccagatgagcgttgtaggcgtcataaccctggaacatgcgtcgtaaccctggaaataacgtctattgacaagcgttgtaacctcggaacatcgtaagccgacaccgtcgtaacccgggactgcctgtatatgcctGCTTGGTGGAGGGAATGTTGGAGAAATTAACTTTGAATGACTTTATTGGACTATGTTTCTTCCTCTCATGACAGTGCATATTTCAACAGGTGATTTGCACCATAGTGAAGGTTTGGGGTATGCAACCTGAGCTATTGGTGTCATCAATAGCCAGAAGCTATACTATCTTTTTCAGGTCTTACCTCCAGAGATTTGGGTGTGCTCCCTGAACTACTGGGTTTTCACATACTTATAATTTGGATTGTTCTtagaattttgaaggatttgcaGATGtacctttaatttaatttttccctgtGGGACTGAAAGAGAAGGATCAGCCCAGGTCAACAAGTATCCTGGCCAAAGAGGAAGTGCAGTGTACCCCTGTACATATATTCCTATGTTTTTGTCCTATATCTAGTttttaaaaagtttgttttaCAGGCAGATCCATAAATTTGTCGTACATAATCCAAACTGCTTTGAGATTACGATAAAGCCTGAGTAGAGTTTTTGGTCTGCAGTTCAATCAAATTAAATCCTCCATCGACCCCTTCATTGCAAGAGTAGTCACATTTAACGAAATACGGCAAGAACTCCGTACAGTTGAAAAAATTTTCTTGgtacaaaatttttatcagtttttccttactggctatctggGGCTCAAGGAACTCACTGCTCTGTCTGTTTTTCTTCTACTATCGGACACCTGAGGGATAAGAGGGGTTTCAATCCTACCAATTAAACTTTTCATTTTACCTGATCACTTTTTCAGTTGCATACAATTCATCAAAGTCCTTTTTACTCATGCCCATTTCATTACTTCCAATTCTTCGAATAACTCTTACATAAGACTTGGAGTAGCAATTGAGCCTGAAAGTGAACATGCAATTATTCTACGAGATTTACCTCAGTCTTGCATCATCATACGTAGTACCTAACAGGGAGGTATTCTGTggtgaaaaatttttatttatgcaaGAGAATGACCTGTTTTGAAAGTACTTTTGTAAAATGGGTGTATTTGACAATAAAATTTTCTGCATTACAACAAATGGTTAAATCTGAAATTTTGGCATACAGATAACATCAAATAATCAACCTATTTCTTCACTGAGTGTGAGCACTACTGGGAATAAATCTCCCTTGCGTGCTGTGTTCTCCTCAGTGCTTTAACCTTTTCTTTATAGTATGTTCATCTTGTTCTGAGGAAGCTTTGGTTTGCCTATTTGTTCGTCActgatatagtaataataataataataataatatgtaagacTGATTTAGAACTATCGGTAATAAAACTGCAATAAAGAGCAACCTGTACCACAGAGTAAACACCTACCCTATAGCTGTCTCTAATGTGAGGTGGTATGAGAATGGAGTTGGAGAGCCAATTACGCCCTTTGTGGCCGCTCTGGCGCCACAAGGCCCATCTTCTTAGGCCGACATCAGCATCGTCGTTGTCAACCATCTCCACgctgagtaataaaaaaaaaatataaccaatGTTACTTGATAGGATGGAAAATTTTGCCCAGCAGTTATCCAAGAATTTCGAAATACAGCAGAGTCTTGGTTTATGTCTGAAATCCATTCCTACAGCAAGGACATAACCGAATTTTGTCCATAAGTCAGTTTAAGCAGACATAATGACAtgaatcagtaaaaataaaaaaagtgtataaAGGTGAAAACAATTCCtaagaacatacatacaaaacaagGGTAAATATTCTTACATTTACTGTTCACTAAATAAACAATTCCTTATCTTTACTCCAGTGGTTGGCTTCAATGCTGGCCATTGCAAAGGGGGGTGAGACAAGCTTGGCTCAGCTACTGGGTGGAGGAAGGTGCTGACAATACTAGGGCAGGTGAGTCTGCAGAAAAAGAATCTGCAGAAGGTGCTGGAAATTCAGTGGCTGCTTTCTCATCGCCACTAGCAGCTTCTCCTTGCaccttaaggttatgcaaatttgcacgggCCTTAAACTGCAAGATACAAAACCTTTGCAAGtccaaactcttcactttcactcccttcccccttttctcttttcaagGTGTCAAACAAACTTTTAGCCTTCTGAATCAAGATTAGGCTAACTGGAATATGCCGTTGATGCTCGTCTTCCAGCCAAGCTCTAATAAATAATCATTCCATCTCAATAATGAGACCACTATGCCGCTTCGTAATAACAGTTGATTTCATAGGAgaagatcctttcacatgttcaaggATGCGCTTTTCATCTTTGATGATAGTCAATTCGGTTTCACAACTGCACATCGCAGTATGGCTGATGTTAGACATTGTTGAGCCCTTTTCGAGTCATTTTATTACGTCAACTTTCACTTTCACGGGGAtagctttccttttctttgtagCACTGCCACCAGAAGAGTTTGCCGTAGGCTTGGGAgccataatgcaataaaaaaaaatgaccaaaaaagCAACTCAGGCGAGAGAGGAAATGAAGCACAATAATTCAAGATGGTGTATAGCGAGTGAGTGACTGACGTCGTCTTCCCCGTATTTTGTCACGAGACAACGTTATTTGTTTGTTCTGCATGCAAACTAGTTCTGTGAGACGTAACCATGAAATGACATAGGTCGAGTGCAGCATAAACCAAGACCCTTCTGTATAAGACTATTTTTCATACATTAACagttttccatccaaaaatagAGATAACATAAGATTCCTTGATTCAGAAGTTTAAGTGTACATTCTGACATGGACTGGCCTAGGCTGCTCCTTATCTACAGAGTAAATTTGCTAAATTCCGAAAGTGTCATGAAGGTAATATGAGAATTTATGCCTTTTTTGAAAGGAGACCCATTGTTCTGCATTTGAGGGAAACGTTGTTCTACAGTTAAACAATAATACAGAAACACCAAAAATGGAGCT is a genomic window of Macrobrachium nipponense isolate FS-2020 chromosome 31, ASM1510439v2, whole genome shotgun sequence containing:
- the LOC135206465 gene encoding uncharacterized protein LOC135206465; this encodes MVDNDDADVGLRRWALWRQSGHKGRNWLSNSILIPPHIRDSYRLSFVVSRDEHVHDSQQLHLARLTYRVVLPAALLDLGTRLSHCEFDDSLCGWSQPAPSVGIPGLR